The sequence below is a genomic window from Lepus europaeus isolate LE1 chromosome 20, mLepTim1.pri, whole genome shotgun sequence.
ccatcattccCGGTTTATTTccagcccggcccccacccccggggcgcTGGGCTCAGGCGTTAGTCCTGATGCGGCAGCAGCGCGCTCCGGTCCAGTCCATGCCCGCGCACTGGCAGTGGCACGTGGTCTCGGCGCGCACGTCCCACGAACCGCAGGCGGAGCCACAGGTGCAGCCGGTGACGGAGTAGCCTGTGGGCAGCAGCAGGGTTGCGGGGACCCCGgagctggggggcagcagggcttGGGAGTGGGGGTCTGGGAGCTGGAGGCGCAGGCCAGAGAAGCCTCCCCGTGCACGGAGCAGGAGCGAGAGGCTGGACAGCTAAGTGCCTTGAGGAAGTGGGGTCCCGTGGGGGTGTGGGGCACAGCCCCGGGCTCTGCACCAGGATCCCAGGGAAGTAGAGGCTGAGCCTCCATAGAGGTTGGACGTTGGAGGAGGGGGCATTCCTCCTAGATGACAGGTGCACTCACCTCCAGGACAGGTGGTCAGGTCCCCCCTGGAGGTGACAGTGCGGCAGTCCAGGCTCAGGCTCCTCAATCCACTAAGAActgaggg
It includes:
- the RETN gene encoding resistin: MMKAFSLLLLPALGLLVSSESLCPVDEAINEKIKGGTSSLFLSGLRSLSLDCRTVTSRGDLTTCPGGYSVTGCTCGSACGSWDVRAETTCHCQCAGMDWTGARCCRIRTNA